TGATTGTCTGATAAATAAAAATCTTTGCCTCTGGATCCTTCCAGGCATCAGGGGGAAGCCCTGCTTTCTGGCAGAGAGACTCAAGGAATCCCTTCTTATCAGAAAAATGCTCCCACACATCAGGCAGATAAGTCGCACCATGGCCCCTGAGCTGGAGCCAGACCCCATCAATATCAGGCCTGAGCCTGGCAAGCAGATCATCAGGGCCTGAATGGTCAAGCCTCTTCATCGGGGTAAGGACCGAGACCTCTATCTTTATCCTCTTGAGCTCAGTAGCATCCACAGGAGGGAATCTCGGGTCATCCACCGCTGCATTCACTGTGTTATTGATGACACTCTTGAAAATGGGCTCGCCTGGAGTGAGTGAGCCGATGCACCCTCTCAGATCACCTGCAACAGTAAGAGTCACAAAAGTCCCTGACTTCTGCTTAAGTGAATCAGGCACATCATCAGGAGCATATGTATCACCTGTCAGGATATACTTATCCAGGGTATTCCTGGCAAGCTTCAGCAAATAATCCTTATCTGCATCATTCATCTGAAAACCCCCTCTACCAGTGTTGAGCATCCAGGACACTTGTCTCCATCCAGATCAATCTTGACCTTCCCTGCATGCCAAGCCCTGTCAATCACAAGCTTCCTGCATTTTGGGCAAAAGGTCCTCTCATACTTCTCATCAGGGATATTCCCCACATAGACATATTCCAAGCCTGCCCTCTTCCCGGCTTCATATGCACGGAGAAGAGAAGCCATCGAGGTCTGAGGCAGGTCAAGCATCTTATACATCGGGAAGAACCTTGATATGTGCCAAGGGATGCTCTTGTCGACAGATGCGATGAACTCTGCGATCTGCTTCAGCTCGGCATCAGAATCATTCTTTCCGGGTATCACAAGAGTGGTTATCTCAGTCCAGAAACCCATATCTTTAGCACGCCTGATCGTATCCAGTACAGGCTGGAGCCTTGCTCCGCAAAGCTTCCTGTAGAAATCATCTGAGAATGATTTCAGATCAATGTTGATAGCATCGATATAAGGCCTCATGTATTTCAGGGCTTCTTCTGTTTCATATCCATTTGATACATAAACATTCTTCAGCCCTTCAGCCCTTGCGAGCATAGCAACATCATGCGCAAATTCGATGAAGATGGCGGGTTCATTGTAAGTGTATGCGATGCCACTGCATCCATTCAGCTTCGCCTTGCTGACAATCTCGCTGGCTTTGACATTTTCACCATAGACAGGACCATCATTCTTCGGAGCCTGGCTAATCTCCCAATTCTGGCAGAAATCGCAGCGGAAATTACAGCCCACTGTGCCGATTGACATGATTGATGTCCCCGGCAGGAAATGATAGAGAGGCTTCTTTTCCATGGGATCCATATGCATGGCCACGACCTTATCATAGACAAGGAGATAGAGCTTGCCTGCCCTGTTCTGCCTCACACCGCAGATACCGCGCTTGCCATCTGCGATTATGCAGCGATGAGAGCAGGCCTTGCAGCGCACAGAACCCCCCTTTTCCGTAGGTTCGTAAAGCACACACTCTTTCATGGCAAAAATAATTGGGGCAGGATATAAAAATGTTATCTGGGCGAGTATAATAAGCTGTATGATTTAGGATAAAATACCATAAAAAACATAAAAAATAAGGGCATATAAAAGGGCATTATAAAGCATGATAAAGTATAAGTATAAAAACAAGCCATGTTCCACCCCCAAAGATATACACGATAATCAAATACAGGAGCGACGCAGCAGATGAAATACCCGAAGATGATATCAGACTCCCTGTGAGCATTGACCTGCTGATACTCACGCACGGGAAATCATCCGGATTCACGCCAGGGATCGAAGTGGATGACTGCATAAGCACCTACAGGGTCTATGGGAAATCAGTGAATTCTGAAAATATCCATCAAGCGCTGATTTCAGCCTACAACCATTCATTTGACATGGCAATGCGTTTCATGCAGGCATATTCCAGAAGGCCGGTGATGCTGAACCTCATGCCTGTCTCTGAAGATATCGAATATGAGAACTGAGGTTTCATAATATTTAAAAACCTATCCGGATTCTAAGCGCTCATGAATCATATCGAGAAACAAGGAAAGAGGTTCAGGATGCCGGCTGTTGCAGGCTCATTCTATCCAGCAGACAGGGAAACGCTCAAAGGTATGATCAAGAAGCTCTTTGAGAAAGCCAAAAAGATTACGAAACCAGAAGAGATACACGGCATCATAGTGCCGCATGCAGGATATGTGTATTCAGGATATGTGGCAGCAGCTGCATATTCACTCATTGACAAGAAGACAAAGAAAGTCTGCGTTCTGGGGCCGAGCCACAGAGAATATTTCAATGATGCACTATCAGATGAGGCTGACTTCTGGCTGACACCGTTAGGAGAGGTCAAGATAACTGGCACACAGGATTTTGTGAAGAACAGGGAAGCGCACATGGCTGAGCATTCCCTCGAAGTGCAGATACCGTTCCTGCAGACTGTGCTCGACAAGTTCGAATTGCTTCCATTATGCTGCGGCCACATGACAAACCTGCAATGTGCAGGAGTTGCGGAGAAGCTCGCAAAGATGGAAGATGCGCTCTTTGTGATAAGCACTGACCTGAGCCACTTCGAGGACCAAAAGACCGCTAACCTGCTGGACAAAAAGACAAATGAGATAATCGAGGATCTTGACATCGACAAGATAGACAAGCTGAATGCATGCGGTCAGGTGCCGGTGATGATAGCCATGCACCTCTGCAGGATAAAAGGATGGAAGATGCATCTGATTGACTACATGACATCAGGGGATATCACAGGAGACAAGACAAGCGTTGTCGGGTATTCCAGTTTCTGGTTCTGAGGCCATATGATATGCCATATTGTAAAAAGACAAAAGGTTCATAAAAGAATGAAGAGCGTAAACCAAAAATGAGGACAAAAAATATATTCACACTCCCAAATATGCTTTCTCTGAGCAGGATACCTTTTGCAATCCTCATAATACTCCAGTCTGATTCACTAATGAGGTATGTTTGGCTAGGATTGGCTGCACTCAGTGATTTCTTTGATGGTCTTGTGGCAAGAAAAATGAAGCTTGTGACAAAAACAGGCGCCATGATAGACGGATTTGCAGATAAGGTGTTTGTCATAGCGATATTCGGATACTTCTTTGTCGAGCTGAACCTACCCCTCTATTTCATAATCCTTTTCTTCCTAAGGGATATTGTCACATCCATAGCCGCTGTTTTTCTGCTGACAAAAAAAGTGGTCATACCGGCGAGGATGCTTGGAAAAATCACGACAATACTCCAGTTCCTGGTGCTATTATTCATGGTGGCAAAGCAGGAACTGATAGTATTAATAGGAGTCTATTCAGTGTTCGCATTCTCAATGGCCAGCCTGGTAGATTATTTTTTCTATGCAAAAAATAAGGATATAATATAAATCAAGCCAGATCAAGCAGCTTAAGCATGATAGCTTTCTGGATGTGCATCCTGTTCTCTGCCTGGTCAAAGATGATGGATCTCTCGTGGTCTATCATGTCCCTTGTGATCTCATAGCCGACATGAGCAGGCAGGTCATGCATGATGAGAGCATGGGGCGCATTTGAATGGAGCTCCTTGTTCAGCTGGTATGGCATGAAAGTCCTTATCCTGCGATCTTTCTCTTCTGCAAAGGCAGGGTCATTGAAGAACTCCATATTGACCCAGGTATCGGTGTATATCACATCTGCATTCATGATCGCTTCTTTAGGATCAGATATCTCCTCATAGTTCCCGCTCTTTTCAAGGAGTCCATGCAAGTCCCTATCTATCGCATCACGATCCTTGTCAGGACAGCACAGAACAAACTTCATGCCAAGCTTTGCAGCTGCAAGAGAAAGAGTGTTGCTCACATTGTTATTGATGCCGAAATACACAAGCTTCTTCCCTTTCACAGGACCCAGATGCTCCTGTATTGTCATGATGTCGCCAAGGCTCTGGCAGGGATGGTACATGTCATCGCAGCCATTTATGACAGGGACTCTTGAATTGTTAGCCAGCTCATACATATGCTCATTCTTCTTCACCCTGGCCATGATGATGTCACCATATCTCGCAAGACACTTTGCCTCGTCTGCAAGGCTGGCCTTGTCCAGCTGGGTAGTGCGCCAGTCAATGAATATGGCATGGCCGCCAAGCTGTGTTGCACCTGCTTCAAAAGAAGTCCTTGTCCTGGTGCTCGCCTTCTGGAACAGCATTATCAGGGTCTTGTTCTTCATCTTATCCTTGTATGCTTCAGGATTCTTCTTTGTATCGATGGCAAGATCAATACAGTCCTGCATCCACTTGCCGTCAAACTCCTTCAGAGAAATCAAATGCTTCAACTGATCCACATATCCCACCTCGGATTTTTTGATACACAACAATAAGTGGATTATAAATCTTTTGCAGAAAAAATATTATGCATCACGCAGTGGTCAGAAAGTTATTTAAAGAATGATGAATCCAATATCACTTTCTCATCTGCCAAGCCACTTCTTCTTGAGTTGCAGGAACTTCCCGATCCTGATCGATTCCCTTATATCCTCCATAAGCTGAAGCATGAAATGGAGATTATGGATTGTTGTCAGACGGTAAGCGAGATATTCCCTGCTTTTGAACAGATGCCTGATATATGACCTTGAATGTCTCTTGCAGACAGGACAGGAGCATGTCTTGTCAATAGGCACCCTGTCATTCTCAAACTTACTGTTTGTTATCTTGAACCTGAACTTGTTCTTCTTGGTGCCGCCGGATTTCGGGGTGATGTAGACATAACCGCACCTTGCTATGCGCGTCGGGCCGACACAGTCAAACAGGTCAATGCCCCTCTGCACTGATTCAAAGATGTCCTCGACAGTGCCGATGCCGAGCAGATGGACAGGCCTGACACTGCTGCCTTTGCTGCCTGAAATCTCCTCGTGCACCCAATCGAGTATCCTATGCATGTCATCCTTAGACCTTCCGAGACTTCCGCCGACACAGATGCCGTCAAAGCTTAGGCTTGAGATGAACCTTGCAGATTCCCTCCTGAGATCCTCATAATAACCGCCTTGTATGACACCGAACAGGGACTGATGCTTCCTGTTCCGCTTATGGGCCTTAAGGCTTCTTTCTGCCCACCTATGGGTGCGCTCCATGCTCTGCTTTGTGTAATCATGATCAGAATAAGGCGACGTGCACTCGTCAAAAGCGATTATTATATCAGCACCCAATGCTTTCTGGATAGCGATCGATTTCTCAGGTGTAAGATGACGCACCTCATTGTTGTATATGGAGTTGAACCTTACACCTTCCTCGTCCACATGAGCAAGCTTCTTTGCAACATGGCCCTTTTTTCTCCCAAGCTCATCATCCCCGATGAAATAAGAACCTATCTTGCCTGTGAAGTGCTCTATCCCGTAACCCAGGCTGAAGGCCTGGAAACCTGCACTGTCTGTGATGATCGGCTTTTTCCAGTCCATGAAGCTGTGGAGGCCGCCCAGCCTTTTCACGACCTGCTCTCCTGGCTGGAGATGAAGATGATATGTATTGCACATCAGGATCTGCGCGCCGAGAGACTCCATGTCCTCGCTGCTCAGGGTCTTGACTGTCGCTTTGGTCGCCACAGGCATGAAGGCAGGTGTCTCGATGGTTCCGTGCTTCAGCCTCAGCAGACCTGCTCTTGCGCGGCACTCAGGGTCTGTCACAAGGATCCTGAATCCCAGATTGCCTCTTTTCTCTCCTTTTTTCTCTCCTAATCTCTTCCTCATTGTCAGCCTGCACCCCCATCAGTCACGTCTCGTGAAGACGGGCTTGTCTGGTACGAGATAGATCATCCAGAATGAGATAATTGTCAAGGCGAATTTGACAATGACCCCGGCAATGAACATCTGGAAGATGACACCCCAATCCAGTATGCCCAAGAAAGCGATAATAGGGAATACAATGCTGTCGATAGGTATAGATATCCCGTTGCTGATAAACACCCTCAGATAATGAGGCTTGCCCCTGCCGATCCCTGTTGTCCAGTAATGATAGACATAAGTGTCTATCACCTCAGCGATAATCATCGCAAGTATGGAACCGAGAACAATCCTTATCTGAAGGCCGAAAAGGAATTCCCATGCCACCTGACCGCCTGCAGCAGCCCATTGGGTCTCAGCAGGGAGCAGGACTGCAAGCTGGAAATATATTGCTGCAAGAAAATTTATGATTGCAGAAACATATATCGTGGTGAGAGCAGCAGACTTCCCGAGCTGCTTGTGTATCAGATCCCTCCAAGTGAAGGTCAAAGAGTAGATGATGCCTGCATCCATGACAAACTTGCCGAAGTAAGTGACTTTTGTCGCAGCAATGTTTGCAGTGAGCGAAAAGAAGACATAGACTGATGCAAGGATGATGGTCAATTGTGTCCTGCTGAGATTCAGCTTCCTTATCCAATCATAAAGGTGGGCCTTCATCAGTCCTGGCAGAGCCCCCTGATTTTTAATTTTTTGGAAAAAATAGTCCGGAACAGTTACAAAATCACAATAAGGCCTGTATACCCACCTGAAAGTCCCCCCAGAACCTAATTTATAAATAATCACTATTTTCTAATAG
Above is a genomic segment from Candidatus Woesearchaeota archaeon containing:
- a CDS encoding queuosine precursor transporter, translated to MKAHLYDWIRKLNLSRTQLTIILASVYVFFSLTANIAATKVTYFGKFVMDAGIIYSLTFTWRDLIHKQLGKSAALTTIYVSAIINFLAAIYFQLAVLLPAETQWAAAGGQVAWEFLFGLQIRIVLGSILAMIIAEVIDTYVYHYWTTGIGRGKPHYLRVFISNGISIPIDSIVFPIIAFLGILDWGVIFQMFIAGVIVKFALTIISFWMIYLVPDKPVFTRRD
- the amrB gene encoding AmmeMemoRadiSam system protein B — translated: MNHIEKQGKRFRMPAVAGSFYPADRETLKGMIKKLFEKAKKITKPEEIHGIIVPHAGYVYSGYVAAAAYSLIDKKTKKVCVLGPSHREYFNDALSDEADFWLTPLGEVKITGTQDFVKNREAHMAEHSLEVQIPFLQTVLDKFELLPLCCGHMTNLQCAGVAEKLAKMEDALFVISTDLSHFEDQKTANLLDKKTNEIIEDLDIDKIDKLNACGQVPVMIAMHLCRIKGWKMHLIDYMTSGDITGDKTSVVGYSSFWF
- the tgt gene encoding tRNA guanosine(34) transglycosylase Tgt — its product is MRKRLGEKKGEKRGNLGFRILVTDPECRARAGLLRLKHGTIETPAFMPVATKATVKTLSSEDMESLGAQILMCNTYHLHLQPGEQVVKRLGGLHSFMDWKKPIITDSAGFQAFSLGYGIEHFTGKIGSYFIGDDELGRKKGHVAKKLAHVDEEGVRFNSIYNNEVRHLTPEKSIAIQKALGADIIIAFDECTSPYSDHDYTKQSMERTHRWAERSLKAHKRNRKHQSLFGVIQGGYYEDLRRESARFISSLSFDGICVGGSLGRSKDDMHRILDWVHEEISGSKGSSVRPVHLLGIGTVEDIFESVQRGIDLFDCVGPTRIARCGYVYITPKSGGTKKNKFRFKITNSKFENDRVPIDKTCSCPVCKRHSRSYIRHLFKSREYLAYRLTTIHNLHFMLQLMEDIRESIRIGKFLQLKKKWLGR
- a CDS encoding CDP-alcohol phosphatidyltransferase family protein encodes the protein MRTKNIFTLPNMLSLSRIPFAILIILQSDSLMRYVWLGLAALSDFFDGLVARKMKLVTKTGAMIDGFADKVFVIAIFGYFFVELNLPLYFIILFFLRDIVTSIAAVFLLTKKVVIPARMLGKITTILQFLVLLFMVAKQELIVLIGVYSVFAFSMASLVDYFFYAKNKDII
- the amrS gene encoding AmmeMemoRadiSam system radical SAM enzyme, with protein sequence MKECVLYEPTEKGGSVRCKACSHRCIIADGKRGICGVRQNRAGKLYLLVYDKVVAMHMDPMEKKPLYHFLPGTSIMSIGTVGCNFRCDFCQNWEISQAPKNDGPVYGENVKASEIVSKAKLNGCSGIAYTYNEPAIFIEFAHDVAMLARAEGLKNVYVSNGYETEEALKYMRPYIDAINIDLKSFSDDFYRKLCGARLQPVLDTIRRAKDMGFWTEITTLVIPGKNDSDAELKQIAEFIASVDKSIPWHISRFFPMYKMLDLPQTSMASLLRAYEAGKRAGLEYVYVGNIPDEKYERTFCPKCRKLVIDRAWHAGKVKIDLDGDKCPGCSTLVEGVFR
- the amrA gene encoding AmmeMemoRadiSam system protein A → MNDADKDYLLKLARNTLDKYILTGDTYAPDDVPDSLKQKSGTFVTLTVAGDLRGCIGSLTPGEPIFKSVINNTVNAAVDDPRFPPVDATELKRIKIEVSVLTPMKRLDHSGPDDLLARLRPDIDGVWLQLRGHGATYLPDVWEHFSDKKGFLESLCQKAGLPPDAWKDPEAKIFIYQTIKFGE
- the argF gene encoding ornithine carbamoyltransferase codes for the protein MDQLKHLISLKEFDGKWMQDCIDLAIDTKKNPEAYKDKMKNKTLIMLFQKASTRTRTSFEAGATQLGGHAIFIDWRTTQLDKASLADEAKCLARYGDIIMARVKKNEHMYELANNSRVPVINGCDDMYHPCQSLGDIMTIQEHLGPVKGKKLVYFGINNNVSNTLSLAAAKLGMKFVLCCPDKDRDAIDRDLHGLLEKSGNYEEISDPKEAIMNADVIYTDTWVNMEFFNDPAFAEEKDRRIRTFMPYQLNKELHSNAPHALIMHDLPAHVGYEITRDMIDHERSIIFDQAENRMHIQKAIMLKLLDLA